The following nucleotide sequence is from Scheffersomyces stipitis CBS 6054 chromosome 4, complete sequence.
AAGTACTTTAACCGTATAGTTTGTTAAACTTTCAAATTAAAGCTTCACGGTCTTATCTTGAACATCTAACCCATACATCACAactttgttcaagattAACCATTTGACATTGAACTGATATCTTGTACGATTTATGGATTCCATTGATGAGTCCTATGGTATCACGTGACATCGTCAACTATGCCGTACTGTAAGTATTCAGATATACCATACTATACTACtctcttctccagattatcaatatccAATTCTCATATCACAGCTTATACGGCATGCCTATTTCCACTGGAGCATTGGAGAACAGCTTGCTGTCGCTTTACGATTATTCTCTGAACTTCAAGGTGTCTATAGATTTGGTTCAGCGACTAGCACATCAATTGAAACTAGAGACTTTTGTAGATAAATTGGGGTACACCGTAGATGCAGCACACCAGACTCCGGGAGGCGGAAAAACACAGAGATTGACGATAGCAGGCACTTCTATCCTTATCGAcattgattttgttgatgacAACGACATAGTCAATGTTTCCCTTTCGTTGGCCAATCATACGTCTTCTCTGAGTTCAATAAGcgaagtgaaaaatcccAATAGCCACATTAAATCGCTGACTCAGGATGCCAATGGAGTGACCAATCTCTTGATAGATCCAGCCAAGAACCCAGTGTCGTTTTTCCAACAGGGAACGTCAGGCCTGGCTTCGATAGCGGAAGAGATAttgcttctgaatcttcgttccaagaaattgaacagTTTCCCCGttaacttgaagtatttggCAGGTATGGATAAACTTTCTTCATCGAGTGTGGATGTGTTCTCATTTCTTGAGCGTGTGGCACTCCTTTTATATACGATATCCTCAGTTCAAAGCACAAATGACCCCAGAGATTGGCTCCTCAGTGAAGGTTATATTACCAGCACTGGcaaaatcagaatcaacGATGACAACAAACAACAACTCGGAGTATTCAGCGACTATTGGCAGGACAACAGATACATAAACCATGAAAATGGCGACAAAACAAACCTTGTGGGAAAGAACTACAACAtgctcttgaagattgtTTCTTCACATAGAGAGTCTAAGCTCGATTACTTTGAGGAAAACAGAACAAAGGTATGGGACTTGCATTCACCACAAGGAGGCTACAAGCCATACCGTTTCGACTTTGATGTGACTTCAAACCCCGACTTCTTACCTGGAAACAATTTGTCGATAGAATTGGTACTCAATCATCCAGTATATCTTCCCGTCTATCTATTGGAATATTTGGGGTTGCTTGATtataagaagaagaaaacaggCACCATTGTAGACGAGATGTTCGAAACGTTGAATACTGGCGATGAAATCGTAAACAAGGTGATATTGGAAAGTAATTCTGAGATACTGTTCAAAATAGCCCATAACTTTACCTCCAACAATGTAGCACCCATAAAGTCTGTGGTAATTAACCAGCTTACAGATCTCGCCATTCTCATTCCTAACTTCAGAaactttcttgttcttgcCAATATTTACCGGTCGTTGTGCGACGTCAAGTCTCAACTGGAGATTTTGCCTGGTGGTATAAAGTCGCGTAGAAATTCTAAAGTAGGCAACATAGCTAGTAACAGCATCgaaaaggaattgactgaagaagccaagaagaaacttaAGGAGTCGTTGAAATTGCCGGATGATGTCACCGACGAAGAATTGCTTTCGCTTAATGCTATTTCTGAGAATGCCACCTTTTCTACTATCCAGCCTATCAACAGAGAAGCAGAAACCGATCTTgactctttcttcaagaatacCCCTGAGGAGCCAGCAATTTCTGTTGAGGAGCAAAATgctgaaaaagaagagtatttCCAACTTTCATTGGACGACATCGATTCTGCTTCTCCTTACTACGACTTGCAAATGTCTTTACAGGCTCAATCCAGATTAGGAGATATATGggtcaagttcaagatcgCCAACGGAGTAATAGTCGCAGCACAAGACGATTCGGCTATGGAGGTAGATAGCGACGACATTAAAACCAGGTTCATTAGGGCTCTAAACTTGACTGAAGATGTCATCAAGTCTATTAAGTATGCTTATATGTAGATGTGATAAATATAGACTTTCAATTTGCAGACAAACCGGTAATACATAGAGATccatatttttgaaaaaataTACATTTAGTCTTCCATACTAGAAGTAGTCATATATATACACTTACATTATTTTATATAAGTAGTTAGAAGTATTGATTATTTACAGATTTATTTCTTCTAGAGCTTGACACCAATGTGTATAGAGGCAACACCAAAGGTCAAATTCTCGTAGCCCTTCTCTGGCACGTAGAAACCAGCCTTTTCAATCATACCCTTGAACTCTTCCTGTTTAGGGAACTTCTGGATACTTTCCACTAAGTATTGATACGATTCTCTGTCGTTGGCAATCAACTGGCCCATCAAAGGCAAGAGCGAGAATGAATATGCTTGATAGACATAGTCAAGCACAGGATTGTCTACTTGAGAGAACTCAAGACAGGCAAAAATTCCACCAGGTCTCAAGACACGGTAAGCAGTGTTCAAACCTGCTTGgatattggtgaagtttCTGATACCAAAAGCGATGGTGTAGACGTCTTTGGAGTTGTCTTCGATCTTGTCCATGGTTTCACCGTTCTGcaccaagaacttgactCTGTCTGAGCCGTCGTTCCATTGGGTCTGTTGATACCTTTTTTCACCTTCCCGAAGCATGTCTGGGTTTATATCGGCAATTGTCATTGTAGATTGTGTGTCATTATACTTCGTCTTGGCGTGGTCCAACAAGCCAAAAGCAATATCTCCAGTACCTCCAGCTACATCTAAGAAGTCTAACGGTCTAGAAGAGCCTGGGCGCATTCCAGCATCCAATCTAGATATAAAGTGGCTTTTCCACAATCTGTGAATACCCAAACTCATGGCATCATTCATTACATCGTAATTGGAGGCTACCAGCGAAAAAACATTTCCAACGAGCTTTTCCTTGTCGTCCTTCTTCACTGTCTTATACCCAAAATGGGTAGTTTCGTCAGAGTAGTATCTGACCGAATTGTACAGGGATCCGCGCAATACCGAAGATACCCTTGAACTGGCTCTGCCCACCTGGGCCAAGTTGCTCATATACTTCATACTCATTCTGGCGGAAAGAATGTACAAGCGAACAAACTGCTGAAATGTAGGAATCGTACGAATTCATCTATTTCGTTTTCGAATAATCTCATGGAGCAACTTTTCAGTCTTAGTCGCGTTTTTCACGTGATGTGAAAAATGACATTGGCGCGACAAATCTTGTCTCATCCCTCTTCCCATCTCACATCGAGACGGAGTCGTATATGATTATTCTCACAAATGCCTATTTTCACAATTAAGCCAATTCTATCTACCGTGTAGCATTTCGGTGTTTATCACGTACTTCAAACCGCTGGTACACATTTAGATCAATTGACCAAATTGAACTATCTAGTAAAATTTACACTTATTCTCTCAATTACTGTCTTTTATTACTATGATATCTAAGCTTGAACGATTCTGACAGTGTTGGAGTGACCTGAACCTCTAGTCCAACCCTGCACAGTGACAATAGAGTCACCCTTGTGGATGATACCCAACTCAATGGCTTCGGAAACAGCCCATCTCAATCTGTTTTCGACGTCTTCTTGCCAGTTAGCAACCTTTTCCTTGGTGTAGATGAAAGGATACACACCTCTGTACAAGTGGGAGTATCTGGCGGATGTTTCGTTTCTGGTAACCATCATGATTGGCACGTTTGGCTTGTACTTGGACACGAGTCTGGCACTCAAACCAGAAGTGGACAAGACAACGATAGCCTTAGCGTCCTGTTCGTAGGCAGCAGAAACGGCAGCTACAGCACAGGTTTCGGAAGTAGGAGTTGGCTTTTTGGCCAAGACTCTGAGTTCGTTGTGCAACGACTGGTAAGAGATAGccttttcagcaatgaTGGCAGTGTTGTGCATCATGGAAACAGCTTCGAATGGGTAGTCACCCTTAGCGGTTTCTCCAGACAACATGACACAGTCAGCACCATCCAAGATGGCGTTACCGACATCGGAGACTTCGGCTCTGGTTGGTCTTGGGTTGTAAGTCATAGACTCCAACATCTGGGTGGCACAGATGACTGGCTTAGCAGCCAAGTTACACTTAGCAATCAACTGCTTTTGCACAACAAAAACTTGAGGAGCTGGAATTTCAATACCCAAGTCACCTCTAGCAACCATGACACCGTCGGTTTCAGCCAAGATGTCGTCGAAGTTGTTGACACCCTGTTGGTTTTCGATCTTAGCAATGATTTGAATTTGCTTACCGTCTTCACCAAGTACTCTTCTGATTTCCTTGATATCGTCCCCGGTTCTGATGAACGAAGCAAAGATCATGTGTACACCGTTCTTGACACCAAAACGGATGTCGGCCTTGTCCTTTTCAGACAAAGCTGGCAAGTCGACGTCAGTACCTGGCAAGTTGACACCCTTGTGCGAGCAGACCTTACCAGCGTTGATGGACTTGACCTTCAAGGTCTTTTCGTCAACGATTTCCAACACTTCGAAGGAAAGAACACCATCATCAACGTAGATGATTCTGCCGACTTCAATGACCTTTGTGATGTTGGCGTAGTCGATGTACATGATCTTGTCGTCAGACTTGGTCTTGTAGGCGTCGTCGGTGGTGAAGATCATTTCGTGGTTAGGTGGAATTGGATAGTCGACATTATCCACGGTAGTACCGGTTCTAATTTCTGGGCCCTTGGTGTCCAAGGCAATAGCGAGTGGACGGCCAACATACACTTCTTCGGACTTCTTAGCGTTGTCGATGACCGACTGGTGGTACTCGTACGAGCCGTGGGAGAAGTTCATTCTCACGATGTTAAGACCGGcctttctcaacttgaccaagaCTTCGACAGAGTTGGTCTTTGGGCCAATGGTTCCGATGATGGAGGAACGACGGAGCACCTTGTCGGGGGTGTCGGTGGTGTTCAATTGGGACAACCAGGcgagagaagaagacgacatTGCGAATTGGTATATATATGGGTGAAGTTATATATATACGAGTATATATGGATATAATGATATATGAACTGAGCAGAAAAAGACTCCGAAAAACCAATCAATTCAAGCAGATAACAGCCTATTTATGTATTATGAAAAATGCGAATCGTTCCGACCAGCCTGCATCACtgagtgaaaaaaattggGACGGAGGACCGGTGGCCGGATGATTGCACGTTGATGGATTGTGTGTAGGTTGGGTATATATACATGGAGAAAGATATGGTGATTTGACAGTGTACGGTGAAGGTGTACGATAGGTGATCTGATAGTAGAATAGTAATAGAGACATGCAAATTGGTATCTAGTAGTGCTATCGCTTCTCTTCCCATTGCTGGTTCTGTTCAGGATTTTTCACCGATCTCATCTCTCCACTCACTACCAATTCAACTCCGACCACGCCCATTTTGACTCCATAAACTCCAATTGAACAGCAATGTCTGATCTGTCTACAATAACTCCAACAACCACATCACTCCAGCACCACTACTCTACAATTGACATCCTCCCAAAGCCAATCGCCCAATACCACCCTTTCCTTGTCTCTTCCTCTCTCCAACTCCGATACGAGCCAATAGAGATCACGTGAACAACCAATCCTCCAGCATATATCCATCTCCCTTAtcatattcaacaactgtTTCCATTGAGTTACGCTGTATATGCGTTGGAATCTCCATAAGACATTTCAGCAAATCTAAACATCTTTAGCGTTGGTTCATGATTGACTTTCCACTCTTCACTCCAGCTCATCTCTGCTTCGCTAATCTCTGTGTGTGCCCCCGGTGCGATTTCCGACCCCAGCCCGGATGTACCCAATCTTCAGATCCGCAATCAGCGTAAttaaatttttcactctaAAGAGGGGCAATCAACTGACGCATACTTTAGGGCCATCACCTGATAGGTATCACCTGGCTACGTGGTCAGCAGACGCTAGCGCCCGATTCGAATGCCATTAGAGACGTTCGGGTGTACACTTCCACATGTTTGTTGTAGACTCGATCTCTTTGAGGCTCCATCGTGGAGTCTAGACAGCCCCCTCTTTGTTCGGACCTTTCTCGTCTAGGCTTTTCGGACTTTTTTCTGCccaaaacaaaaagagGGGAGAATCGCACTCAACGCGAGAAAATTGGGCAATCGCAGCACATGACGAATGTCAGCCGATAAGTAGCACGTGTAGTCAATCACATGCCCCAATATCAGAATCCATTTCATCGTTTCTGCTACTGGCCCATTCCTCTTTTCTAGCCCCAGCCAAACTTCTCATTCTGTTCATATGGTTCTTCCCATAATAGTGGGAATCGGTGCCACGGTGCTTGCACTTACGGCCAAGTCCACTATTGCGGCGTACCGGAAG
It contains:
- the COQ5 gene encoding mitochondrial C- methyltransferase (ubiquinone/menaquinone biosynthesis methyltransferase~go_function methyltransferase activity); amino-acid sequence: MSMKYMSNLAQVGRASSRVSSVLRGSSYNSVRYYSDETTHFGYKTVKKDDKEKLVGNVFSSVASNYDVMNDAMSLGIHRLWKSHFISRLDAGMRPGSSRPLDFLDVAGGTGDIAFGLLDHAKTKYNDTQSTMTIADINPDMLREGEKRYQQTQWNDGSDRVKFLVQNGETMDKIEDNSKDVYTIAFGIRNFTNIQAGLNTAYRVLRPGGIFACLEFSQVDNPVLDYVYQAYSFSLLPLMGQLIANDRESYQYLVESIQKFPKQEEFKGMIEKAGFYVPEKGYENLTFGVASIHIGVKL
- the PYK1 gene encoding pyruvate kinase (Pyruvate kinase (PK)~go_function pyruvate kinase activity~go_process glycolysis), translating into MSSSSLAWLSQLNTTDTPDKVLRRSSIIGTIGPKTNSVEVLVKLRKAGLNIVRMNFSHGSYEYHQSVIDNAKKSEEVYVGRPLAIALDTKGPEIRTGTTVDNVDYPIPPNHEMIFTTDDAYKTKSDDKIMYIDYANITKVIEVGRIIYVDDGVLSFEVLEIVDEKTLKVKSINAGKVCSHKGVNLPGTDVDLPALSEKDKADIRFGVKNGVHMIFASFIRTGDDIKEIRRVLGEDGKQIQIIAKIENQQGVNNFDDILAETDGVMVARGDLGIEIPAPQVFVVQKQLIAKCNLAAKPVICATQMLESMTYNPRPTRAEVSDVGNAILDGADCVMLSGETAKGDYPFEAVSMMHNTAIIAEKAISYQSLHNELRVLAKKPTPTSETCAVAAVSAAYEQDAKAIVVLSTSGLSARLVSKYKPNVPIMMVTRNETSARYSHLYRGVYPFIYTKEKVANWQEDVENRLRWAVSEAIELGIIHKGDSIVTVQGWTRGSGHSNTVRIVQA